One Pasteurella dagmatis DNA segment encodes these proteins:
- the ppnN gene encoding nucleotide 5'-monophosphate nucleosidase PpnN — protein sequence MSNNIHYVNPRGSMDQLSHLEVELLTKKVKSKLYTLYRNCSLAVLNSGAVTDDSRALLNKYPDFDIHLVARERGVSLELHNPPEDAFVDDRIIRNIQFHLFAVLRDILFVNVLNQRINPCNIQDSKHITNFVFSILRNAKALPVGTHPNLIVCWGGHSINQVEYQYCRAVGTELGYRELNIITGCGPGVMEAPMKGAAIGHASQRYEKSRFIGITEPSIIASEPPNPIVNELIIMPDIEKRLEAFVRMGHGIIIFPGGPGTFEELLYILGIKLAEDNKDQPLPLILTGPKESEEYFRTIDRFIGETLGEEARSLYEIIIDDPESVARKMSQSMHNVKVKRYQTGDSYAFNWSLKVPMDFQMPFVPTHDNMANLNLHRNQSTMDLIANLRRAFSGIVAGNIKPETQDRIEELGVFKLHGDAELLEKIDQVLQDFIEQDRMKLPDGTDYEPCYELVK from the coding sequence ACTGCTCACTGGCAGTGTTAAATTCAGGTGCGGTAACAGACGACAGCCGTGCATTATTGAATAAATACCCTGACTTCGATATCCACTTAGTAGCAAGGGAACGAGGTGTTTCGCTGGAATTACATAATCCACCAGAAGATGCGTTTGTAGATGATCGTATTATTCGTAATATTCAATTCCATTTATTTGCAGTGTTACGTGATATTTTATTTGTTAACGTGCTAAACCAACGTATTAATCCTTGTAACATTCAAGACAGCAAACATATTACCAACTTTGTTTTCTCTATTTTACGTAATGCTAAAGCTTTACCTGTTGGGACACATCCGAATTTAATTGTATGCTGGGGTGGTCACTCAATAAATCAAGTGGAATACCAATATTGTCGAGCAGTGGGAACTGAGTTGGGCTATCGTGAACTTAACATTATTACAGGTTGTGGACCGGGTGTAATGGAAGCACCAATGAAAGGGGCTGCGATTGGTCACGCCAGCCAACGCTACGAAAAAAGCCGTTTCATAGGGATTACAGAACCATCAATTATTGCATCAGAACCACCAAATCCGATCGTGAATGAATTGATTATTATGCCAGATATTGAAAAACGCCTTGAAGCTTTTGTGCGTATGGGACACGGGATCATTATTTTCCCAGGAGGTCCGGGAACATTTGAAGAGCTACTTTATATTCTCGGCATTAAATTAGCGGAAGACAACAAAGATCAACCATTACCACTCATTCTCACGGGTCCAAAAGAAAGTGAAGAGTACTTTAGAACCATTGATCGTTTTATTGGTGAAACTTTAGGTGAAGAAGCACGTTCACTTTATGAAATCATTATTGATGATCCTGAAAGTGTAGCTCGTAAAATGAGCCAATCGATGCACAATGTGAAAGTAAAACGCTATCAAACTGGCGATTCTTATGCATTCAATTGGTCTTTAAAAGTACCAATGGATTTCCAAATGCCATTTGTACCAACGCACGACAATATGGCGAACCTAAATTTACATCGTAACCAATCGACAATGGATTTAATTGCTAATTTACGTCGTGCCTTTTCAGGAATTGTGGCAGGAAATATTAAACCAGAAACTCAAGATCGTATTGAAGAACTGGGTGTATTTAAACTACACGGTGATGCAGAGTTACTTGAAAAAATCGACCAAGTGCTACAAGACTTTATCGAACAAGATCGTATGAAATTGCCAGATGGTACAGATTACGAGCCTTGTTACGAACTCGTCAAATAA
- the fdhD gene encoding formate dehydrogenase accessory sulfurtransferase FdhD codes for MNWITKSIVGFFSKLTKKQHFSNEKITYVEREESLATETPVALVYNGISHTVMMCSPQDLMDFALGFSLAEGIIDKTSDIYGMDVVPTCNGVEVQIELATRCFIRLKDKRRTLAGRTGCGICGAEQLEQVNKKLPKLDRTFQFDLNKLDSCLKQLQQAQELGKETGSTHAAGFFDLEGNLLAIREDVGRHVALDKLLGWRAKQQFPNGFVLVTSRASYEMVQKSAACGIEMLVAISAATELAVNMAKDYQLTLVGFAREGRATVYAGKERLFF; via the coding sequence TTGAACTGGATCACAAAATCAATAGTTGGTTTTTTCAGCAAATTAACAAAAAAACAACATTTTTCTAACGAGAAAATAACTTATGTGGAGCGAGAAGAAAGTCTTGCGACAGAAACGCCTGTTGCACTCGTTTATAACGGCATCTCTCACACTGTGATGATGTGTTCACCACAAGATTTAATGGATTTTGCACTAGGCTTTTCTTTAGCAGAAGGCATTATTGATAAAACAAGTGATATTTATGGAATGGATGTGGTACCAACTTGCAACGGGGTTGAAGTGCAAATTGAATTGGCAACACGTTGTTTCATTCGCTTAAAAGATAAACGTAGAACACTCGCTGGCAGAACAGGTTGTGGAATTTGTGGGGCAGAGCAATTAGAACAGGTAAATAAAAAATTGCCAAAATTAGACCGCACTTTTCAATTTGATTTGAATAAATTAGACAGTTGTTTAAAACAATTACAACAAGCGCAAGAATTAGGTAAAGAAACAGGCTCAACGCATGCAGCGGGCTTTTTTGATCTAGAAGGTAATTTGCTTGCAATTCGTGAAGATGTTGGTCGTCATGTTGCATTAGATAAATTATTAGGCTGGCGAGCAAAACAACAATTCCCAAATGGATTTGTGTTAGTGACTAGCCGTGCAAGTTATGAGATGGTGCAAAAATCAGCCGCCTGTGGCATTGAAATGTTAGTGGCAATTTCAGCTGCAACAGAGCTAGCAGTCAATATGGCAAAAGATTATCAACTGACGTTAGTTGGTTTTGCGAGAGAAGGGCGTGCAACAGTTTATGCTGGAAAAGAGCGGTTGTTTTTTTAA
- a CDS encoding replicative DNA helicase: MAKNTSRNTPQSLEQIVVPPHSLEAEQSVLGGILIHPAHWDSISDMLIPDDFYLAGHRVIFQEMENLVRQGKPIDLINIYEFLREKNLSDEVGGFAYLAELSKNTPSVSNIVSYAAIVRDRAILRDLIGVSNEVAQSCYNTKGMEVKDILDEAERKVFAISEKRTTSNEGPQNICAILEKTIDRIELLSQTEGHNGITGVSTGFDALDKKTAGLQPSDLIIVAARPSMGKTTFAMNLCENAALKSDKPVLVFSLEMPAEQIMMRSLASLSRVDQVKIRTGQGLDQSDWAKIGSTMGIFANKPNLYIDDSSGLTPTELRSRARRVYREHGGLSLIMVDYLQLMRAPGFADNRTLEIAEISRSLKALAKELEVPVIALSQLNRTLENRADKRPVNSDLRESGSIEQDADLIMFIYRDEVYNDNSEDKGIAEIIIGKQRNGPIGRVRLAFRGQYSRFDNLAEQREMRDDY; this comes from the coding sequence ATGGCGAAAAATACCTCAAGAAACACACCTCAATCTTTGGAGCAAATCGTTGTTCCACCACATTCTTTGGAAGCAGAACAATCAGTGTTAGGCGGTATTTTAATTCATCCAGCGCACTGGGATAGCATCAGTGATATGCTTATTCCCGATGATTTTTATCTTGCAGGTCACCGTGTGATTTTCCAAGAAATGGAAAATCTCGTGAGGCAAGGCAAGCCTATCGATCTTATCAATATCTATGAATTTCTTCGTGAGAAAAATTTAAGTGACGAAGTGGGTGGCTTTGCTTATTTAGCTGAACTGTCAAAAAATACACCAAGTGTATCGAATATCGTATCTTATGCGGCGATCGTACGTGATCGAGCCATTTTGCGAGATTTGATCGGTGTGAGTAATGAAGTGGCACAAAGTTGTTATAACACCAAAGGAATGGAAGTTAAAGATATTTTAGATGAAGCTGAGCGTAAAGTCTTTGCAATTTCAGAAAAACGCACAACGTCAAACGAAGGTCCACAGAATATTTGTGCTATTTTAGAAAAAACTATTGACCGCATTGAGCTGTTAAGCCAAACCGAAGGGCATAATGGTATTACGGGTGTAAGCACAGGCTTTGATGCGTTAGATAAAAAAACAGCGGGTTTGCAGCCTTCAGACTTAATTATCGTGGCGGCACGTCCATCAATGGGTAAAACAACCTTTGCGATGAACTTATGTGAAAATGCAGCATTAAAAAGTGATAAACCTGTTTTAGTGTTCAGTTTAGAGATGCCTGCGGAACAGATTATGATGCGTTCTTTAGCATCATTATCGCGTGTTGATCAGGTAAAAATCCGTACTGGACAAGGGCTTGATCAAAGTGACTGGGCAAAAATTGGTAGTACAATGGGCATTTTTGCTAATAAACCGAATTTATATATCGATGATTCTTCTGGTTTAACGCCAACAGAGTTACGTTCTCGTGCAAGGCGGGTTTACCGAGAGCACGGTGGCTTGAGCTTAATTATGGTGGATTACTTACAACTGATGCGTGCGCCAGGTTTTGCGGACAACCGCACTTTAGAGATCGCAGAAATTTCACGTTCTCTTAAGGCATTAGCAAAAGAATTGGAAGTGCCTGTTATTGCATTGTCACAGCTTAATCGTACTTTGGAAAACCGAGCAGATAAACGCCCTGTAAACTCAGATTTACGTGAATCAGGCTCTATTGAGCAAGATGCTGACTTAATTATGTTTATTTATCGTGATGAGGTATATAACGATAATTCTGAAGACAAAGGCATTGCCGAAATTATCATAGGTAAGCAACGTAATGGTCCGATTGGACGTGTAAGGCTTGCTTTTAGAGGTCAATATTCTCGCTTCGATAATTTGGCAGAACAAAGAGAAATGAGAGACGATTATTAA
- the alr gene encoding alanine racemase translates to MKPATAKISSVALKHNIQTIKQKAPNAKIIAVVKANAYGHGVVFVSEAVEKMVDCFGVARLEEALSLRSNGITKPILLLEGFFCTQDLPILAVNNIQTVVHNIEQLEALQSSDLPNPIKVWLKIDTGMHRLGVDLSQVDEFYQALKNTPNVDPNIGFVSHFSRADEIHSDYTALQLNRFLQATADKKGERSIAASGGILFWEDSHLDWIRPGIIMYGIAPINVPAREYDLTPVMTLTSSLISVKAHKKGEPVGYGGVWVSDKDTKIGVVAIGYGDGYPRDIPTGTPVYLNGRRVPIVGKVSMDMLTVDLGQDSQDKVGDEVILWGKELPIEEIAELSGVISYELITKLTPRVLTEYVD, encoded by the coding sequence ATGAAGCCAGCAACGGCAAAAATTAGTTCCGTTGCATTAAAACACAACATTCAAACTATTAAACAAAAAGCCCCAAATGCAAAAATTATTGCTGTTGTGAAAGCTAATGCTTATGGCCACGGTGTAGTTTTTGTCTCTGAAGCTGTTGAGAAAATGGTTGATTGTTTTGGTGTCGCACGTTTAGAAGAGGCCTTGAGTTTACGTTCAAATGGGATAACCAAACCTATTTTGCTATTAGAAGGTTTTTTTTGCACTCAAGACTTACCGATTTTAGCAGTGAATAATATTCAAACAGTTGTGCATAATATTGAACAGCTAGAAGCGTTACAAAGTAGCGATTTGCCAAATCCAATTAAAGTGTGGCTGAAAATTGATACAGGTATGCATCGTCTAGGTGTTGATTTATCGCAAGTGGATGAATTTTACCAAGCATTAAAAAATACGCCAAATGTGGATCCTAATATTGGTTTTGTAAGTCATTTCAGTCGGGCGGATGAAATTCATTCAGATTACACCGCACTTCAGTTAAACCGTTTTTTGCAAGCTACTGCGGATAAAAAAGGTGAGCGTAGTATTGCAGCTTCAGGCGGCATTTTATTCTGGGAAGATTCTCATCTAGATTGGATCCGTCCGGGTATCATTATGTATGGGATTGCGCCAATTAATGTGCCAGCAAGGGAATATGATTTAACTCCAGTAATGACCTTAACTTCTTCGCTAATTTCAGTTAAGGCACATAAAAAAGGCGAGCCAGTAGGTTATGGCGGTGTTTGGGTGAGTGATAAAGACACGAAAATAGGTGTAGTTGCAATTGGTTATGGCGATGGCTATCCGCGTGATATTCCAACGGGTACACCGGTTTATCTAAATGGTCGTCGTGTGCCAATTGTTGGTAAAGTATCAATGGATATGCTCACTGTAGATTTAGGGCAAGACAGTCAAGATAAAGTAGGCGATGAAGTGATTTTATGGGGCAAAGAATTACCAATTGAGGAAATTGCTGAGCTTAGTGGTGTGATTAGTTATGAGTTGATTACAAAATTAACTCCACGCGTGCTTACAGAATATGTCGATTAG
- the pgi gene encoding glucose-6-phosphate isomerase — protein sequence MKNINPTKTNAWKALEQHHKSQSAVTIQQLFAQEKDRFADYSLSFNNELLVDFSKNNVTKETLGLLRQLANECALSDAVEAMFTGAKINKTEDRAVLHTALRNRSNTPVLIDGKDVMPEVNAVLAKMKDFCHRVISGEWKGYTGKAITDVINIGIGGSDLGPYMVTEALRPYKNHLNLHFVSNIDGTHIAEVLKKVNPETTLFLVASKTFTTQETMTNALSARDWFLASAKEESHVAKHFAALSTNAKAVAEFGIDTNNMFEFWDWVGGRYSLWSAIGLSIALSIGFDNFEALLAGAHEMDKHFRTAPIEKNIPTTLALVGLWNTNFLGAQTEAILPYDQYLHRFAAYFQQGNMESNGKYVDRNGEVIDNYQTGPIIWGEPGTNGQHAFYQLIHQGTTLIPCDFIAPAQTHNPLADHHQKLLSNFFAQTEALAFGKSKEEVEAEFVKAGKSLDTVKDIVPFKVFTGNKPTNSILVQKITPFTLGALIAMYEHKIFVQGVIFNIYSFDQWGVELGKQLANRILPELSSDEKIVSHDSSTNGLINQYKAWR from the coding sequence ATGAAAAACATCAACCCTACAAAAACTAATGCTTGGAAGGCATTAGAGCAACATCATAAATCGCAAAGTGCGGTCACAATTCAACAACTTTTTGCTCAAGAAAAAGATCGTTTTGCCGATTACTCATTGTCTTTTAACAATGAACTGTTAGTGGATTTCTCAAAAAATAATGTCACAAAAGAAACATTGGGTTTATTACGTCAACTTGCAAATGAATGTGCATTATCAGATGCGGTTGAAGCAATGTTTACTGGTGCAAAAATCAATAAAACAGAAGATCGCGCAGTATTACACACTGCACTTCGTAACCGTTCTAATACACCAGTTTTAATTGATGGCAAAGATGTGATGCCAGAAGTGAATGCGGTGTTAGCAAAAATGAAAGACTTCTGTCATCGTGTGATTTCAGGTGAATGGAAAGGTTATACCGGCAAAGCAATCACTGATGTGATCAATATCGGTATCGGCGGTTCAGATTTAGGCCCTTATATGGTGACTGAAGCATTACGTCCATATAAAAACCATTTGAATTTACACTTTGTGTCTAACATTGATGGTACACACATTGCTGAAGTGTTGAAAAAAGTAAACCCAGAAACGACTTTATTCTTAGTTGCCTCAAAAACCTTTACGACACAAGAAACAATGACTAACGCATTGTCTGCACGTGATTGGTTCTTAGCAAGTGCGAAAGAAGAAAGCCACGTTGCAAAACATTTCGCAGCACTTTCAACTAACGCTAAAGCAGTTGCTGAATTTGGTATTGATACCAATAATATGTTTGAGTTCTGGGATTGGGTTGGTGGTCGTTATTCATTATGGTCTGCAATTGGTTTATCTATTGCATTATCAATCGGCTTTGACAATTTTGAAGCACTTTTGGCCGGTGCACATGAAATGGATAAACACTTCCGCACGGCACCAATTGAAAAAAATATTCCAACCACGTTAGCATTAGTGGGTTTATGGAACACTAACTTCTTAGGTGCACAAACCGAAGCAATTTTACCTTATGACCAATATTTACACCGTTTTGCGGCATATTTCCAACAAGGTAATATGGAGTCAAATGGTAAATATGTTGATCGCAATGGCGAAGTAATTGATAACTATCAAACTGGTCCAATTATTTGGGGTGAACCGGGTACTAACGGTCAGCATGCGTTTTATCAATTGATTCACCAAGGTACAACATTAATTCCTTGTGATTTTATTGCACCAGCGCAAACACATAACCCATTAGCAGATCACCACCAAAAACTGTTATCTAACTTCTTTGCACAAACTGAAGCATTAGCGTTTGGTAAATCGAAAGAAGAAGTCGAAGCAGAATTTGTGAAAGCAGGTAAATCATTAGATACAGTCAAAGACATCGTGCCATTTAAAGTGTTTACGGGTAACAAACCAACTAACTCAATTCTGGTGCAAAAAATTACACCATTCACATTAGGTGCATTAATTGCGATGTATGAGCACAAAATCTTTGTTCAAGGCGTGATTTTCAATATTTACAGCTTTGACCAATGGGGCGTTGAGTTAGGTAAACAATTAGCCAACCGTATTTTACCTGAGTTATCAAGTGATGAGAAAATTGTAAGTCACGACAGTTCAACGAACGGTTTGATCAATCAATATAAAGCTTGGAGATAA
- the uvrD gene encoding DNA helicase II, producing the protein MDISELLDGLNDKQRKAVAAPLGNYLVLAGAGSGKTRVLTHRIAWLIAVEGISEGSIMAVTFTNKAAAEMRHRIESTLANHSSQRLFGMWVGTFHSIAHRLLRAHHLDANLPQDFQILDSDDQLRLVKRLLKLHNFDEKVFLPKQVCWYINNKKDDGLRAHQIDDNNDKHEREWIKIYQIYQDTCDRAGLVDFAELLLRAYELWIKKPVILQRYQERFQHILVDEFQDTNKIQYAWVKLLAGQQGNVMIVGDDDQSIYGWRGAKIENIQRFLDDFPKAETIRLEQNYRSTGNILESANHLIANNTNRLGKNLWTEGEKGDPVGIYAAFNELDEALFVAAQIKQWIENGGKLNDCAVLYRSNSQSRVIEEALIRSQIPYRIYGGMRFFERQEIKDALAYLRLIANRDDDAAFERVINTPARGIGDRTLDILRNLTRERSVTLWQATQLAIQENLLTGRAATALLRFMELIHSLQQDTAEMPLFAQTDFVIKHSGLYEMYKQEKGEKGEVRIENLEELVTATKEFVKPDEAEDLSDLTAFLTHASLEAGEEQASPHQEYVEMMTLHSAKGLEFPRVFMVGVEEGLFPSFRSFEEPGRLEEERRLAYVGITRAKQKLTICYAESRRLYAKEERHLPSRFIAELPTECIQDIRLRGTVTRAMNQQKVGSVAPLLSDNEWKMGQKVLHAKFGQGTIINVEGSDNNTRLQIAFQNQGIKWLIAHLAKLEKV; encoded by the coding sequence ATGGATATTTCAGAATTATTAGATGGGTTAAATGACAAACAGCGTAAGGCCGTGGCTGCACCGTTAGGCAATTATTTAGTATTGGCGGGTGCTGGGAGTGGCAAAACTCGAGTATTAACTCATCGTATCGCATGGTTGATTGCGGTAGAAGGCATTTCTGAAGGTAGCATTATGGCGGTAACTTTTACTAATAAAGCAGCAGCAGAAATGCGTCATCGTATTGAAAGTACACTTGCAAACCATTCTTCTCAACGTTTATTCGGTATGTGGGTGGGGACTTTTCACAGTATTGCTCATCGCTTACTTCGTGCGCATCATCTTGATGCAAACCTTCCACAAGATTTCCAAATTTTAGACTCTGATGATCAACTTCGTTTAGTTAAACGCCTACTTAAATTGCACAATTTTGATGAAAAGGTATTTTTACCAAAACAGGTGTGTTGGTACATTAATAATAAAAAAGATGATGGTTTAAGAGCACATCAAATAGATGATAATAATGATAAACACGAACGAGAGTGGATTAAAATTTATCAAATTTATCAAGATACTTGTGATCGTGCTGGCTTAGTGGATTTCGCTGAATTATTGTTACGAGCTTATGAACTTTGGATCAAAAAGCCTGTGATTTTGCAACGTTATCAAGAACGTTTCCAACATATTTTGGTGGATGAATTCCAAGATACTAATAAAATTCAATATGCTTGGGTTAAATTGTTGGCTGGTCAGCAAGGTAACGTAATGATTGTTGGTGATGACGATCAATCGATTTATGGTTGGCGTGGAGCAAAAATTGAAAATATTCAACGTTTTTTAGATGATTTCCCGAAAGCTGAAACTATTCGCTTAGAGCAAAATTATCGTTCAACAGGCAATATTCTTGAAAGTGCAAACCATTTAATTGCCAATAACACTAACCGGTTAGGTAAAAATTTATGGACCGAAGGAGAAAAAGGCGATCCTGTCGGAATTTATGCGGCATTCAATGAATTAGACGAGGCTTTATTTGTTGCAGCACAAATCAAACAATGGATAGAAAATGGTGGCAAATTAAATGATTGTGCAGTGCTTTATCGTAGCAATAGCCAATCACGTGTGATTGAAGAAGCCTTGATTCGTTCACAAATCCCTTATCGTATTTACGGTGGTATGCGATTCTTTGAGCGCCAAGAAATCAAAGATGCATTGGCATATCTTCGCTTAATTGCAAATCGAGATGATGATGCAGCATTTGAGCGTGTGATTAATACACCGGCGAGAGGCATTGGTGACCGCACGTTAGATATTTTGCGTAATTTAACGCGAGAACGATCAGTGACTTTATGGCAAGCCACACAATTAGCTATTCAAGAAAACTTACTTACTGGCCGAGCGGCAACTGCTTTATTGCGCTTTATGGAACTTATTCATTCCTTACAGCAAGACACCGCAGAAATGCCATTGTTTGCACAAACAGACTTCGTGATTAAACATTCTGGTTTGTATGAAATGTACAAGCAAGAAAAAGGCGAGAAAGGGGAAGTGCGAATCGAAAACTTGGAAGAGTTAGTGACTGCGACAAAAGAGTTTGTGAAACCAGATGAAGCAGAAGACCTTTCTGATTTAACCGCATTTTTAACTCACGCTTCTTTAGAAGCTGGCGAAGAACAAGCCTCACCACACCAAGAATATGTGGAAATGATGACATTACACTCAGCAAAAGGGTTGGAATTCCCTCGTGTGTTTATGGTAGGGGTTGAAGAGGGGCTTTTCCCAAGTTTCCGTTCTTTCGAAGAGCCGGGACGTTTAGAAGAAGAGCGTCGCCTTGCCTATGTGGGCATTACTCGTGCAAAACAAAAACTGACGATTTGTTATGCAGAAAGCCGCCGATTATATGCAAAAGAAGAACGTCATTTACCTTCACGTTTTATTGCCGAATTACCAACAGAATGTATCCAAGATATTCGTTTGCGTGGTACTGTGACACGTGCAATGAATCAACAAAAAGTCGGTTCTGTCGCACCATTGTTATCTGACAACGAATGGAAAATGGGGCAAAAAGTGCTACACGCTAAATTTGGACAAGGTACAATTATTAATGTGGAAGGTTCTGACAATAACACTCGTTTGCAAATTGCTTTCCAAAATCAAGGGATCAAATGGCTTATTGCACATTTAGCAAAACTAGAAAAAGTTTAA